A part of Oncorhynchus gorbuscha isolate QuinsamMale2020 ecotype Even-year linkage group LG09, OgorEven_v1.0, whole genome shotgun sequence genomic DNA contains:
- the rnaseh2b gene encoding ribonuclease H2 subunit B isoform X2, which translates to MTTKKKRTPHSQNDRWVVVAADSAVETPKKDDGDPTFIRLRNPSTDAASLYLLGSGDVQLYEVKAFNEDFHSWFIGQTVQRDGRLLYVTPMDPLYLLLPYLIKAGEEGKFQPVDQVVMDEDFPACTRLLSCTRSQASLHHVAEEKEVGSQKFQRYSQERTMEWLKKKAERTVKTLRKSNISVGEGVKSTTYVRVKQESETQEEDYLRYAHGLISEYISEELSKALLKHLQLPELSSPKEVEPPSKPPKKMSAAQKTLAKVDKTGMKSMSAFFSPKGKAEKK; encoded by the exons ATGACCACTAAAAAGAAGCGGACACCACATTCACAAAACGACAGATGGGTTGTTGTTGCAGCAG ACTCTGCAGTGGAAACACCAAAGAAAGATGACGGTGACCCTACTTTCATCCGGCTTAGGAACCCTTCAACAG ATGCAGCGTCTTTGTACCTGTTGGGCAGTGGTGATGTGCAGCTGTATGAGGTCAAAGCCTTCAACGAGGACTTCCACTCCTGGTTCATTGGCCAGACAGTACAGCGAG ATGGGAGACTTCTGTATGTCACTCCAATGGATCCCCTCTACCTACTGTTGCCCTACTTGATCAAAGCGGGTGAAGAG GGGAAGTTCCAGCCCGTGGACCAGGTAGTGATGGACGAGGACTTCCCAGCATGCACCAGGCTGCTGAGCTGCACACGCTCCCAGGCCTCCCTGCACCATGTGGCTGAGGAgaaag AGGTGGGCAGTCAGAAGTTTCAGCgctacagccaggagaggaccaTGGAATGGTTAAAGAAAAAG GCTGAGAGGACAGTGAAGACCCTCAGAAAGAGTAACATCTCAGTGGGAGAGGGAGTAAAGTCCACGACGTATGTCCGAGTCAAGCAGGAGTCAGAGACCCAGGAAG AGGACTACCTGCGGTATGCCCATGGCCTGATATCTGAGTACATCAGTGAAGAGCTGAGCAAAGCCCTCCTCAAGCATCTCCA GTTACCTGAGCTCTCAAGTCCTAAAGAGGTGGAGCCTCCCTCAAAG CCGCCCAAGAAGATGAGTGCTGCACAGAAGACCCTGGCCAAGGTGGACAAAACAGGCATGAAGAGCATGTCGGCCTTCTTCAGCCCCAAGGGCAAGGCAGAGAAAAAATGA
- the rnaseh2b gene encoding ribonuclease H2 subunit B isoform X1, protein MTTKKKRTPHSQNDRWVVVAADSAVETPKKDDGDPTFIRLRNPSTDAASLYLLGSGDVQLYEVKAFNEDFHSWFIGQTVQRDGRLLYVTPMDPLYLLLPYLIKAGEEGKFQPVDQVVMDEDFPACTRLLSCTRSQASLHHVAEEKEVGSQKFQRYSQERTMEWLKKKAERTVKTLRKSNISVGEGVKSTTYVRVKQESETQEEDYLRYAHGLISEYISEELSKALLKHLQLPELSSPKEVEPPSKKRRLTDKPLEAGEDYTKFNSSDFSRKPPKKMSAAQKTLAKVDKTGMKSMSAFFSPKGKAEKK, encoded by the exons ATGACCACTAAAAAGAAGCGGACACCACATTCACAAAACGACAGATGGGTTGTTGTTGCAGCAG ACTCTGCAGTGGAAACACCAAAGAAAGATGACGGTGACCCTACTTTCATCCGGCTTAGGAACCCTTCAACAG ATGCAGCGTCTTTGTACCTGTTGGGCAGTGGTGATGTGCAGCTGTATGAGGTCAAAGCCTTCAACGAGGACTTCCACTCCTGGTTCATTGGCCAGACAGTACAGCGAG ATGGGAGACTTCTGTATGTCACTCCAATGGATCCCCTCTACCTACTGTTGCCCTACTTGATCAAAGCGGGTGAAGAG GGGAAGTTCCAGCCCGTGGACCAGGTAGTGATGGACGAGGACTTCCCAGCATGCACCAGGCTGCTGAGCTGCACACGCTCCCAGGCCTCCCTGCACCATGTGGCTGAGGAgaaag AGGTGGGCAGTCAGAAGTTTCAGCgctacagccaggagaggaccaTGGAATGGTTAAAGAAAAAG GCTGAGAGGACAGTGAAGACCCTCAGAAAGAGTAACATCTCAGTGGGAGAGGGAGTAAAGTCCACGACGTATGTCCGAGTCAAGCAGGAGTCAGAGACCCAGGAAG AGGACTACCTGCGGTATGCCCATGGCCTGATATCTGAGTACATCAGTGAAGAGCTGAGCAAAGCCCTCCTCAAGCATCTCCA GTTACCTGAGCTCTCAAGTCCTAAAGAGGTGGAGCCTCCCTCAAAG AAGCGGAGACTGACTGACAAACCATTGGAGGCAGGAGAGGACTACACCAAATTCAACAGCTCCGATTTCTCCCGCAAA CCGCCCAAGAAGATGAGTGCTGCACAGAAGACCCTGGCCAAGGTGGACAAAACAGGCATGAAGAGCATGTCGGCCTTCTTCAGCCCCAAGGGCAAGGCAGAGAAAAAATGA